In a single window of the Rhodamnia argentea isolate NSW1041297 chromosome 2, ASM2092103v1, whole genome shotgun sequence genome:
- the LOC115755471 gene encoding laccase-14-like — protein sequence MVLISTHETRAFLFSTLLIAQLFWMARADVHFYDFILKETKVTKLCETKSIMTVNDSFPGPTIKVHKGDTVYVNVNNRGDYGVTLHWHGVKQPRNPWSDGPEFITQCAIMPGTNFTYEVIFSDEEGTLWWHAHSSWTRATVHGAIVISPESGKSYPFSEPDDDKVIMIAAWYMGDLKELVDEAMIEGKDLPHSDGYTINGELGDFCNCSQVTTHGWYVDYGKTYLLRIVNAVVNAELFFAIADHNLTVVGMDGGYVKPIVTTCIMISPGQTMDVLLTANQPLGRYYIATRQYSSEDAEVTGFDHSIGSAILQYRGNYSLPSPPVFPNATLPLYLDFGAALRFTNQLRSLASEDHPVDVPGDVSTKMFITVSMGEIYCPNSSCTSVSGNKLGSSLNNVSWVNPSLDVLSAYYRNLSGSYTADFPDWPPSMYNFTGDDLPDSVDMTYQGTKVKVLNYNETVEIVFQGTNVLKSSMNHPMHVHGHNFYVVGTGHGNFDSKMDPRTYNLVDPPHVNTFGVPKNGWLAIRFTANNPGVWFWHCHLDRHMSWGMDMAFIVKDGGTLETSLRPPPAYMPPCMDMGSYDISMQTSSIDHVEMQQL from the exons ATGGTCTTGATAAGCACTCATGAGACACGGGCCTTCTTATTTTCAACTCTCCTCATTGCCCAGTTGTTTTGGATGGCTCGAGCCGATGTCCACTTCTACGACTTCATC TTGAAGGAGACGAAAGTGACTAAGCTGTGCGAGACGAAGAGCATCATGACGGTGAACGACAGCTTCCCAGGGCCGACGATTAAAGTGCACAAAGGGGACACGGTGTACGTGAACGTTAATAACCGCGGAGATTACGGGGTCACGCTTCACTG GCATGGGGTAAAGCAGCCGAGGAACCCATGGTCGGATGGACCGGAGTTCATCACCCAATGCGCGATAATGCCCGGAACAAATTTCACGTACGAAGTAATATTCTCCGATGAGGAAGGAACTCTCTGGTGGCATGCTCACAGCAGTTGGACTCGAGCTACGGTTCATGGTGCTATTGTTATCTCACCTGAATCGGGAAAATCATATCCCTTCTCAGAGCCTGACGATGACAAGGTTATCATGATCG CTGCTTGGTACATGGGGGACTTGAAGGAATTGGTGGACGAGGCAATGATAGAAGGAAAAGATTTGCCACATTCAGATGGTTACACCATAAATGGCGAGCTTGGGGATTTCTGCAATTGCTCTCAAG TTACAACTCATGGGT GGTACGTTGATTATGGGAAGACGTATCTCCTTCGAATAGTCAACGCGGTCGTGAATGCTGAGCTCTTCTTCGCCATCGCCGACCATAACCTGACGGTTGTCGGGATGGACGGAGGATACGTAAAGCCGATCGTCACGACTTGCATCATGATAAGTCCAGGACAGACCATGGACGTGCTGCTCACAGCTAACCAACCTCTCGGAAGGTACTACATTGCCACGAGGCAATACTCTAGCGAAGACGCCGAAGTCACCGGATTCGACCATAGCATCGGATCGGCCATCTTGCAATATAGAGGGAACTATAGCTTGCCGTCACCACCGGTCTTTCCAAACGCTACACTCCCTCTCTATTTGGACTTTGGAGCCGCATTGAGATTTACAAATCAGCTGAGAAGCTTGGCAAGTGAGGATCATCCGGTTGATGTTCCAGGAGATGTAAGTACGAAGATGTTCATTACCGTCTCCATGGGTGAGATTTATTGTCCCAATAGCTCTTGCACTTCGGTGAGTGGCAACAAACTTGGCTCAAGCTTGAATAACGTAAGTTGGGTCAACCCATCCCTGGATGTGCTATCGGCCTACTATAG AAATCTTAGTGGAAGTTATACAGCGGATTTCCCGGATTGGCCTCCTTCCATGTATAATTTCACGGGAGATGATTTGCCGGATAGTGTTGATATGACGTACCAAGGAACGAAAGTAAAAGTGCTGAATTACAATGAGACGGtggaaattgttttccaagGTACAAACGTGTTGAAAAGCTCCATGAACCATCCCATGCACGTTCACGGTCACAACTTCTACGTCGTCGGAACCGGTCACGGGAACTTTGACAGCAAGATGGATCCCAGGACATACAACTTGGTCGACCCACCCCACGTGAACACGTTCGGGGTCCCTAAAAACGGTTGGCTAGCAATAAGATTTACTGCTAATAATCCCG GCGTGTGGTTTTGGCATTGTCATTTGGACCGACACATGAGCTGGGGGATGGACATGGCCTTCATAGTGAAGGATGGAGGGACTTTAGAGACGAGTCTCCGACCACCACCTGCCTACATGCCGCCATGTATGGACATGGGATCTTACGACATATCAATGCAAACATCGAGCATTGATCATGTAGAAATGCAACAGCTGTGA